The proteins below are encoded in one region of Apostichopus japonicus isolate 1M-3 chromosome 22, ASM3797524v1, whole genome shotgun sequence:
- the LOC139963518 gene encoding uncharacterized protein: MSRNPLKCINCSMFRPGRAWDEHDLCPKCRSCTRRDPCLVCIKFTPAQWQDIDLWLEGLRSKLQGRLDSIPSAIGAPEVPGITGDREEEGVVEREVEESGHERAEGEKEVEREERERERERIPLTAPATSGSVTARGKGRSKGKAPAKKRPPKQRHSSAGLETPSQSGPQLHRPTERGPPAVGGSGPKERATEGTRRRSRSRSREPDREPERRVPTEIPARESRERESSRRPRRERSGSHTRSPRRRERKRYSPISDESSDSSDDGYRRSKRRRRSPRRRQEEEPAWLSKLTGLLRPLLEQRTSTVADVAPGPTSPVSTMAPQPAPDPDALDCRASVNLSGLEDEGEPIDPDPLDYDPMEDSFGHNYEPEEAPATGGALPQELITRAADIFRRHLGFEEPETQPQKAGRVSKLTATGEASYKPKTTIPVDATCYDRFEAIANKTKWTAFPARADRAVRVPDEAWKDLFRCPTIPQEAKERLKAEQGASSTHVFKTPDQRKLEELLVEMDMAARSGMKFASVLMLSAEVLMRHHQQLPEDSSQVSRDEAGQLLLLLGPLVRLAYDQFARVATRSVKARRQNIVSAIHWPSTEAKDRMLELPILGEDLFAGCFQKKLQEEVARRETLAKSEFRPPPTQRTRPFRPRESRAPRGTRAAPAKSMSRGALRGRSRGAAFRPTRPWAPRGGRGSSSTRRDSDRSSTRPAFAAQP, translated from the coding sequence atgtcacgcaatccattgaagtgcatcaactgctctatgtttcgcccaggcagagcctgggacgagcacgacctttgtccaaaatgcagatcctgcactcgacgagacccctgcctggtgtgtattaagtttacaccagctcagtggcaggacatcgacctgtggcttgagggcttacgtagcaagctccagggaaggctggactcgatcccgagcgcaatcggggcgccggaggttccaggaataacgggagatagagaggaggagggagtagtagagagagaggtggaggagagtggccatgagagggccgaaggagagaaagaggtagagagagaggaaagagaaagagaaagagaaagaattcccctaacggccccggctacgtccggatcagttacggccagagggaagggcaggagcaaaggcaaggctcctgccaagaaaagacctccaaagcagaggcacagctcggccgggctggagactccgtctcagtccgggccgcagctacacagacccacagagcgcggccctccggccgtgggaggctcgggtccaaaagagagagcaaccgaggggacgcggagacggagccggtcccgttccagggagccggacagggagccagagaggcgggttccgacggagatcccggcccgagaaagtagggagagagagtcctcccgccgacccagaagggagagatcggggtcgcatacaagatccccaagacggagagagaggaagagatactcTCCAATCTCCGACGAGTCCTCGGACTCTTCCGACGATGGATACAGAAGATCCAAGAGGAGGCGCCGGTCCCCGAGACGGCGTCAGGAAGAGGAACCAGCTTGGCTATCCAAACTCACCGGCCTGCTACGGCCCCTGCTGGAGCAAAGGACGTCCACGGTAGCCGACGTGGCACCGGGCCCTACCAGCCCTGTATCGACCATGGCCCCGCAACCGGCCCCGGACCCGGACGCTCTggattgcagagcgtcggtgaaTCTTTCCGGCTTGGAGGACGAAGGGGAGCCCATAGATCCAGATCCTCTCGACTACGATCCTATGGAGGACAGCTTTGGCCACAATTACGAACCGGAGGAAGCGCCCGCGACAGGAGGAGCCCTCCCACAGGAGCTAATAACACGGGCGGCAGACATATTCAGACgacacctggggttcgaggaacccgagacgcaaccgcagaaggcgggccgggtatcaaaattgacggcgaccggcgaagcgtcatataagcccaaaactaccataccagtagacgcaacctgttatgacagatttgaggccATTGCCAACAAGACCAAGTGGACGGCCTTCCCGGCCAGGGCAGACAGAGCGGTCAGGGTACCTGACGAGGCCTGGAAGGATCTATTTAGATGCCCAACCATCCCCCAGGAGGCCAAGGAGAGATTAAAAGCCGAACAAGGGGCCTCATCCACACACGTGTTCAAGACCCCGGACCAGAGGAAGCTAGAAGAGCTTTTGGTAGAGATGGACATGgcagcccgttcgggcatgaagttcgcatcggtactaatgctatcagCTGAAGTCCTCATGCGACACCATCAACAGCTCCCTGAGGACAGCAGCCAAGTATCCAGGGACgaagcgggccagctcctcctgctgctgggccccctcgtcaggctcgcgtacgatcaatttgcaagggtcgctaccaggtccgtaaaggcccgtagacaaaacatcgtctccgccatccattggccttcgacggaggcgaaggacagaatgctggaactaccaatcctcggggaagacctttttgcgggctgcttccaaaagaaactgcAGGAGGAGGTGGCCCGAAGGGAGACTCTGGCCAAATCAGAATTCCGACCCCCACCGACCCAGAGAACCAGACCCTTCCGCCCGAGGGAGAGCAGAGCACCTAGGGGAACGAGAGCAGCACCCGCCAAATCTAtgagcagaggagctctcagaggcagaagccggggggcagccttccgtccgacccgcccctgggcccccagaggaggcagaggctcgtcgtcgaccagacgggacagtgaccgctcctccactcgaccagcgttcgccgcccagccctag